The genomic DNA GTTTCCGTCATGGTTTTGCGCAACCGTTTCAGCATGGCTTCGCCTTCGGCGCGCCCTTTCAGTTCCCGGGCCGTGCGTCCCAGGCAGTTATCCATGGACGCCGAAAAGGTTGCTTCACAGATGGCAAAGACTTCTTTGCGCCAGCCTTTGGCGAGCGCATCGAGGTCGGCGTCAGGCGGATCTTCGGGCAAGTCTTGGAGCGCCTGGAGAAACCGACGGAATGGAATGTCCAGACGTGACCAATAAAGCGGAGCAACGCCAAGCGCCGTGACGAACTGCGTGACGGCTTTCCCATCGGCCTTGCGCGTTCCATCGGTCAGGCAAACTTCAGCGACTTTGCGGGAGGCGCGAATCAGGTTCTGCTCGACCGATTCGGTAAGCTCAACGGCGTCACGTAGTTCGCGGACAGCTTCAATTTTGGTCAGAAGCGACCGGGGAACGGGCATGGTCTCCTGCCGCCACACCAGTGGGTTGCCCTGGTCATAGGCCAGCCCAAACAACATGCACTCGAACTTCTTTTCGGTGGGAATGAACGCTTTCCTGGCAAGGTTGGCGGCAAAGTCGAAAGCTTGTGGTCGTTTGCTGGACGTTTCCTGCCCTCCCTCGACGAAGCCAAACAGTGCGGCACTGTCCCGCCACAAAGCCCGGTCAGGACTCAACTGAACGGGAACAAAACGCATGCCGTCCTTTTCCTTGCGGCGGACGTAGGCAAACATCGGCTCCGTGACGATGTCTGCCACCGTGCACGCTTGCCCAAAGTACATATCCCGAACAAACACCCGGTTTCCCTGCTCGACGGGGATCAGCCGGATGTGCCGGGACATCCAGGTCAGGTAGTCCAGGTAACCGTCTGGAACGAGAGATTCCTTGTGAGGCCAGAACTTCTTTCGGTTATTTGCGCTGCCACGTTCCCAAATCGGCAGGTCGTCACCTAACCTTGGGATGGGATGGTTATCCCGGTAAATCAACAGGTTGAGCAGCAAGGTCTCGAACACGGTGTCTCCACGGAGCAGGGTGACCACGCCGGGAGCCAATGGCGCGCCCGAAAGATATGGATGCTCGCCGAACAGGTTACTGGTGACGCCTTTCCCCCCAGCGAGCGCAAACGCCTGGGCGGCCAACAGTCCGCGGGCTGCCTCGGCCG from Chloracidobacterium validum includes the following:
- the casA gene encoding type I-E CRISPR-associated protein Cse1/CasA; protein product: MPSFNLVIQPWIPCSLLNGTQVELSLREVFQRAHELRAIEDESPLVNAALYRLLLAIVHRAIDGPQSERDWHTGWQHRNFHQTPMDNYLTTWQDRFDLFSETEPFFQTAGFEVKEPTPLSRLFIQHLRMFFNHPAEDGERWFTPAEAARGLLAAQAFALAGGKGVTSNLFGEHPYLSGAPLAPGVVTLLRGDTVFETLLLNLLIYRDNHPIPRLGDDLPIWERGSANNRKKFWPHKESLVPDGYLDYLTWMSRHIRLIPVEQGNRVFVRDMYFGQACTVADIVTEPMFAYVRRKEKDGMRFVPVQLSPDRALWRDSAALFGFVEGGQETSSKRPQAFDFAANLARKAFIPTEKKFECMLFGLAYDQGNPLVWRQETMPVPRSLLTKIEAVRELRDAVELTESVEQNLIRASRKVAEVCLTDGTRKADGKAVTQFVTALGVAPLYWSRLDIPFRRFLQALQDLPEDPPDADLDALAKGWRKEVFAICEATFSASMDNCLGRTARELKGRAEGEAMLKRLRKTMTETTR